A single genomic interval of Haloterrigena salifodinae harbors:
- the ubaA gene encoding SAMP-activating enzyme E1: MSDLRLDATQLDRYSRHVIMDEIGPEGQQRLLEASVLVVGAGGLGSPAIQYLAAAGVGRLGIVDDDVVERSNLQRQIVHGDADVGRPKVESAADYVDALNPDIDVETYETRITADNVGELVAGYDVVLDASDNFGTRYLLNDHCVLTETPLSHGAIYRFEGQVTTFTNERGGEGDSPPCYRCIFPEAPEPGTVPDCATTGVLGVLPGTVGCIQATEVVKYILGKGELLEGRLLMYDAMDMSFEEVPIQSNPTCPVCGDEPKIESVEDVSYEGSCEISAD, from the coding sequence CATGGACGAGATCGGGCCCGAGGGCCAACAACGGCTGCTCGAGGCCAGCGTCCTCGTCGTCGGGGCGGGCGGTCTGGGCTCACCGGCGATCCAGTACCTCGCGGCGGCGGGGGTCGGCCGGCTGGGGATCGTCGACGACGACGTTGTCGAGCGGTCGAACCTGCAGCGCCAGATCGTCCACGGCGACGCCGACGTCGGCCGCCCGAAAGTCGAGAGCGCCGCCGACTACGTCGACGCGCTGAACCCGGACATCGACGTTGAGACCTACGAGACCCGCATCACGGCCGACAATGTCGGCGAACTCGTCGCCGGCTACGACGTCGTCTTAGACGCCAGCGACAACTTCGGCACCCGGTACCTGCTCAACGATCACTGCGTCCTCACCGAGACGCCGCTCTCCCACGGCGCGATCTACCGCTTCGAGGGGCAGGTCACGACGTTCACGAACGAGCGCGGGGGAGAAGGGGACTCTCCGCCCTGCTACCGCTGTATCTTCCCCGAGGCACCCGAACCGGGCACCGTCCCCGACTGCGCCACGACCGGCGTCCTCGGCGTCCTGCCCGGCACCGTCGGCTGCATTCAGGCTACCGAGGTCGTCAAGTACATCCTCGGAAAGGGGGAGCTCCTCGAGGGGCGCCTGCTCATGTACGACGCGATGGACATGAGCTTCGAGGAGGTGCCGATCCAGTCGAATCCGACCTGTCCGGTCTGCGGCGACGAGCCCAAGATCGAGTCGGTCGAGGACGTCAGCTACGAGGGGAGCTGCGAGATTTCCGCGGATTGA